A stretch of Ascochyta rabiei chromosome 6, complete sequence DNA encodes these proteins:
- a CDS encoding RNA helicase, which translates to MSGYLHTLRYFFGLPLSIAWRTALVQIPRFVPLSILHVTSPKGPHPFLINLPSRKGNVITLYVFVPPAPVDPEENEDRRRAETGEWRVPVVLDFHGGGFVMGSPLEQAPYASMMSRELGAVVISVSYRIGPFHQFPAAIHDGEDVLSAILDTDSITDAGRYLRTEIQRYYAIMRTNTLAKHKKSKKKAHLLPHMEHVTNITLDPERLCISGFSAGGNIALNMAVSAPPCMDILQPPNERSNSISQGPSVGATMSPFLPRNRAPTILDNPLEPWPTMLPPPKARPRFMPLLLFYPSLDARLLPHERPMKNLPNALKGEDKKPEKPRMPGLFSIMGPTYLPKKLRPHPRASPGLVDPENVQKNAAIFLVLPEKDSLAVQSDVWVDKMNCSGWHGHVRFGDGRQGDWDGIDGGRPYPKVDTNGGLEVWHAPGCRHGWTQFPDIAVGKHERKERQLVFERTLQFVKDGWRRELPVCKERLGNKDQEARPFRIPSQFNGLQH; encoded by the coding sequence ATGAGTGGGTACCTGCACACGTTGCGCTACTTCTTCGGCCTGCCCCTGTCCATCGCATGGCGGACGGCGCTCGTCCAAATACCTCGATTCGTACCCCTATCGATCCTCCACGTAACCTCGCCCAAGGGACCGCATCCCTTCCTGATCAACCTGCCGAGTCGAAAAGGCAACGTCATCACACTCTATGTCTTCGTACCGCCCGCGCCAGTGGACCCGGAGGAGAACGAGGACCGGCGGCGAGCAGAGACAGGGGAATGGAGAGTCCCAGTCGTGCTAGACTTCCATGGAGGAGGCTTCGTCATGGGCAGCCCGCTCGAACAGGCACCATATGCCTCCATGATGTCGCGTGAGCTTGGGGCGGTCGTCATATCTGTGTCCTACCGCATTGGGCCTTTTCACCAATTCCCAGCTGCGATACACGACGGGGAAGATGTACTGTCCGCCATCCTAGACACAGACAGCATCACCGATGCTGGCAGATACCTCAGGACAGAGATTCAACGATATTATGCCATTATGCGCACAAACACGCTTGCCAAGCacaagaagagcaagaagaaggcgcaTCTGCTGCCTCACATGGAGCACGTCACAAACATTACCCTGGATCCAGAACGGCTATGTATCTCAGGCTTCTCAGCGGGTGGGAACATCGCTCTGAACATGGCTGTGTCTGCTCCACCATGCATGGACATCCTGCAGCCCCCCAACGAGCGTTCCAACTCGATTTCACAAGGACCCTCTGTCGGCGCGACGATGTCCCCTTTTCTGCCGCGGAATCGCGCACCGACAATACTGGACAACCCACTAGAGCCATGGCCAACGATGCTGCCGCCTCCCAAAGCGCGACCTAGGTTCATGCCCCTGCtgctattctacccttcaCTGGACGCCCGTCTCTTACCGCACGAGCGACCCATGAAGAACCTACCAAACGCGCTGAAAGGCGAAGACAAGAAGCCCGAGAAGCCGCGGATGCCTGGCCTCTTCTCGATCATGGGACCCACGTACCTCCCCAAGAAGCTACGCCCTCACCCACGCGCCAGTCCCGGCCTGGTCGACCCCGAGAACGTGCAGAAGAACGCCGCCATATTCCTCGTCCTACCGGAGAAAGACAGTCTCGCCGTGCAGAGCGACGTCTGGGTAGACAAGATGAACTGCAGCGGCTGGCACGGACATGTGCGCTTCGGCGACGGGCGGCAAGGAGACTGGGATGGCATCGACGGGGGCCGACCGTATCCGAAGGTGGACACAAACGGAGGCCTCGAAGTGTGGCACGCTCCAGGCTGCCGACACGGCTGGACACAGTTCCCAGACATAGCGGTCGGGAAGCACGAGCGCAAGGAGCGGCAGCTTGTCTTTGAGCGGACGCTGCAGTTTGTAAAGGATGGGTGGCGGAGGGAGTTGCCCGTCTGCAAAGAGAGGCTGGGCAACAAGGACCAAGAAGCGAGGCCGTTTAGGATACCAAGCCAGTTCAATGGGTTGCAGCACTGA